Proteins from one Gasterosteus aculeatus chromosome 11, fGasAcu3.hap1.1, whole genome shotgun sequence genomic window:
- the LOC144384630 gene encoding uncharacterized protein LOC144384630 has protein sequence MKFSRLSFIRDKLNRWRQKVMDRTVEDQNQTGTRVVQDTPPSPITLCDSPVTIVDSFRFLGSIITQDLKWELNISSITKKAQQRLFFLRQLKKFNLPKTMMVHFYTAIIESILCSSITVWYAAATAKDKGRLQRVIRSAERVIGCNLPSLQDVFASRSLKRAKKIVANPTHPGQKLFVPLPSGRRLRSIRTKTSRHTNSFFPSAVGLINRARSPTD, from the exons ATGAAGTTCAGTCGTCTCAGCTTCATCAGAGACAAACTGAACAgatggagacagaaggtgatGGACCGGACTGTGGAGGACCAGAACCAGACAGGAACTCG GGTTGTGCAAG acaccccaccctcccccatcaccctgtgtgactcccccgtcactattgtggattccttccgtttcctgggctccatcatcacccaggacctcaagtgggagctgaacatcagctccatcaccaagaaggctcagcagaggttgttcttcctgaggcagctgaagaaattcaacctgccaaagacgatgatggtccacttttacacggccatcattgagtccatcctctgctcctccatcaccgtctggtacgctgcagccacagccaaggacaagggcaggctgcagcgtgtcatccgctctgcagagagggtgatcggctgtaatctgccgtccctgcaggacgtgttcgcttccaggtctctgaagcgagctaaaaagatcgtagccaaCCCcactcaccccggacaaaaactgtttgtgccccttccatctggcaggaggctgaggtccatcaggactaagacctcccgccacacgaacagtttcttcccgtcggcagtcgggctcatcaacagagcccggtcccccactgactaa
- the LOC120827777 gene encoding uncharacterized protein LOC120827777, with amino-acid sequence MSNVQMLRCLVKQRLTAAAEEIFGLFERTIAEYEEETSRLKEDNERLKNRLHHVSNPEVRRQRAATDVQQLFLPKEEQQENPEPPHIKEEPEDPEPPHIKEEQLRGLEGADIKVSFTCVKSEGDIEEVWSSHLHHRPTEQMVTEGGGDDSGGPEPDRNSVTDFPPEPDSDEKTGDSSEPETEDSDDWNETREPQSGLNSHNNGSVSDSRSRTSEKHFICSECKKAFGSIKKLKRHMLTHKSEKPFSCSECGKYFTTSGHLKTHRRCHTGEKPFSCLQCGKCFSIGGNLKRHMRCHTGEKPFSCSECGNCFTESGSLKRHVRCHTGAKPFSCSECGKCFTRNGDLKSHIRCHTV; translated from the exons ATGTCTAATGTCCAAATGCTGAGATGTTTAGTGAAGCAGCGACTCACTGCGGCTGCTGAAGAGATATTTGGGCTGTTTGAAAGAACGATAGCAGAGTACGAGGAGGAAACTTCTAGATTAAAAGAGGACAACGAGCGACTAAAGAATCGTCTGCACCATGTTTCCAACCCGGAGGTCCGCAGACAAAGAGCAG ctaCAGATGTTCAGCAGCTGTTTCTGCCtaaagaagagcagcaggagaaccCAGAGCCCCCCCACATTAAAGAGGAACCAGAGGACCCAGAGCCCCCCCACATTAAAGAGGAGCAGCTTCGAGGGCTGGAGGGGGCTGACATAAAGGTCTCGTTCACTTGTGTGAAGAGTGAAGGTGATATAGAGGAAGTTTGGTCCTCACATCTTCATCATAGACCAACTGAACAAATGGTGACAGAAGGTGGTGGAGACGACAGTGGAGGGCCAGAACCAGACAGGAACTCAGTTACAGATTTTCCTCCAGAACCAGATAGTGATGAGAAGACTGGAGACTCTTCTGAACCTGAGACTGAGGACAGTGATGATTGGAATGAAACCAGAGAACCTCAATCAGGTTTAAACTCTCATAATAATGGTTCCGTCAGTGATTCAAGATCTAGAACAAGCGAGAAACATTTTATCTGTTCTGAATGTAAGAAAGCATTTGGTTCCATTAAAAAGCTGAAGAGACATATGCTAACCCACAAAtcagagaaacctttcagctgctcagaGTGTGGTAAATATTTCACCACAAGTGGACATCTAAAGACACACAggagatgtcacacaggggagaaacctttcagctgcttacagtgtggtaaatgtttcagTATAGGTGGAAATCTGAAAAGAcacatgagatgtcacacaggggagaaacctttcagctgctcagaGTGTGGTAATTGTTTCACTGAAAGTGGGAGTCTAAAGAGACACgtgagatgtcacacaggggcGAAACCTTTTAGCTGCTCAGAGTGTGGTAAATGCTTCACTAGAAATGGAGATCTGAAGTCACACATAAGATGTCACACAGTGTAA